TCGCGGCTGAGTTGTCGTTGCCAAATTCGCGGTAGATAAAGCGTTTGTCGGAGGGTTTTGAATTGGAAGAAGACATAAAATCTTGCTTAAGGAAAAATTTAGAGCAGTAGTGACTTCTAAATACCCATTGTGCTTGGAAATCAACTTCTAGGCTAACATCATCCATGATTGCAATAAACTAAAAAGTAACCCAGTTGTAGGTATTAGTAGTTTCGCTATCCTCCTAAAGAATTACTTCTCGGCACTGTATTTGTTAGTAAAATCTCATCTTCTATCTGCCTGAGACTTTCTTATAATAATGAAGTCCGTCCCGTCATTGAAATCAGCCTGTGACTACTACTCCACTTTCTGCAACTTCTCCGTCAACTGCCCAATTTCCCGATACACAAGGACGCTTTGGCCGCTTTGGCGGTAAGTATGTTCCGGAAACACTGATGCCTGCTCTTGCTGAACTAGAAACAGCTTATCAGCAATACCGTAATGACCCAGGTTTTCAAGCAGAACTACAGGAGTTGTTGCGGGATTATGTGGGACGCGCTACACCATTATATTTTGCCGAGCGCCTGACCACTCATTATGCCAGACCAGATGGCACAGGGGCGCAAATTTACTTGAAGCGTGAAGACTTAAATCACACTGGCGCTCACAAAATTAATAATGCCCTTGGTCAGGTATTGTTGGCAAAGCGCATGGGCAAGCAGCGAATTATTGCCGAAACGGGTGCTGGACAACATGGAGTTGCTACAGCAACAGTTTGCGCTCGTTTTGGTCTGGAATGCATAATCTATATGGGCGTTCATGATATGGAACGCCAAGCTTTGAATGTGTTCAGAATGCAGTTGATGGGGGCAGAAGTACGTCCGGTAGCTGCGGGGACGGGAACCCTCAAGGATGCAACTTCTGAGGCGATTCGCGATTGGGTGACGAATGTTGAAACTACTCATTACATCCTGGGTTCAGTAGCAGGGCCTCATCCTTACCCGATGATGGTGCGTGATTTCCATGCAGTGATTGGGCAAGAAACTCGCGCTCAAGCCCTTGAAAAGTGGGGTGTGTTGCCCGATATTCTCATAGCTTGTGTGGGCGGTGGTTCCAATGCTATGGGATTGTTCTATGAGTTTGTTAATGAAGCTTCTATCAGGCTAATTGGAGTTGAAGCAGCTGGGGAAGGTGTCAATACCCAAAAACACGCCGCTACCTTGACAAAAGGACAAGTTGGTGTATTGCATGGGGCAATGAGCTATCTATTGCAGGATGAAGATGGACAAATAATTGAGGCACACTCAATTAGTGCAGGGTTAGATTATCCTGGCGTTGGCCCGGAACATAGCTATTTAAAGGATATTGGGCGTGCTGAGTACTACAGTGTAACGGATGCAGAGGCTTTGGCAGCGTTCCAGCGATTGTCTCGCTTAGAAGGTATTATCCCAGCATTGGAAACGGCTCATGCGATCGCTTACCTGGAAACCCTCTGTCCTCAACTTAGCGGCAGTCCTCGGATTGTAATTAATTGCTCAGGACGAGGTGATAAGGATGTACAAACAGTAGCTAAATTTTTAAATCCTGCGTAAATAGAAGCTAAATTCCCAGGAGAAAGCACTGATGGATCAACAATTCCAACATTCCATGTTGCCACAACCCACTCACGATGAGTTAGCACGGCAAAACTTTGTACAAAGTCTGAAAATGCACATTTTTAGGAATGTTGCTCCAGGTATTAAAGTAGTTTATGAAAAACTAGCGCAGCCGAAGTTTGAACAACAACATCAGCGTCTTCCCCAAAACCGTCATGAAATTCGGGAAGTAATGCAGGATCAACCGCATTACCGTTGGTTCAGTGCGCTAAAGCGGATTAACCAGGAAATATTATGGGAGTCGGTTAACACAAGTGTTAACAGACAACTGCCAGAATTAATTGAGCGTGCCAAAGACAAGAGTGGTCAACTGGGTACTTTAACTCTCGACCCCAATTTTAAAATACCCTCTTATCAAACTGCTGTAGATATTCACTGTATGCCAGGAGGATATCACAGTGAGTTCACCGCTGACGATGTAGCTGCTGGTGCAACATATGACCGCGGGGCTTACGTTTATGGTTTAGGTTGGTTGGGGCCGCTGAACGATGACATGGGACAGTCCATAGTCCAAAACTACCTGCTGCAAGAATTTCCCGACTTTCGACCCCAGAGAATTCTTGACATGGGCTGTTCTATCGGCAATAGCACATTGCCCTACGTAGACGGCTATCCAGATGCGGAAGTTCATGCCATAGATATAGGCCCAGCAATGTTGCGTTACGCTCATGCCAGGGCAGAATCTTTAGGAAAACGCGTACATTTTTCACAGCAAAATGCTGAACACACCAACTTCCCAGATGGATCATTTGACTTGGTGGTTTCACACATTTTGCTGCATGAAATTCCCCCGCCAGTTGTGCGTAAAGTGATGCAAGAGTCTTATCGTCTGCTGGCTCCCGGCGGAATGATGCTTCATGTGGAAGCACCTTTGTATCATCACATGGATACCTATTCACAGTTCATGTATGACTGGGAAACAGCTAACAACAACGAACCTTTTTGGAGCGCTGTACGCGACCTAGATTTAGTTGCTCTAGCCGCTGAGGCTGGTTTTGCAGCAGATAAAGTATTCGAGAAGTTTGTCCCTAACGGCGCATGGAAACCAAAAGTAGCCAATGGCAAATCAGACAGCCGAGGTACTTGGTTTGTATTAGCTGCAACTAAGTAGGGGACTGGGGATTAGGGATTAGGGATTGGGAATAAAGGAGATAATTTAATCACTAATGACTGTTGACTTTTAACTCCTGTACAGACGCGTAGACGCTCGAAGAGCGGCTTCTTGTAAGAGTATAATCGCGTCTGTACTCGTAACTCCTAACTCAGCACTTTCAACCTAGAGGTAGTGAGGATGGTAAAGACAGCCAAGGGTAAACGACCTGTTTACTTCGATGACTCCCAAATCGATAATTTACTGGCGATTGTCATAGCTTTGACAGGGGAGGTATCCGTATTGCATGAGCGGTTGGATACCATAGAACGGTTGCTAGCGGCTAAAGATGTTTTATCTGCTGCCGATATTGAGGCTTATAAACCAGACGACGAGGTAGCCAAACAACGCGAGCAGTGGCGGGCAGACTATATTGCACGGGTATTGCGCGTACTACAGGAGCAGCTAGACACGCTTTAGACTATCTCTAGCAGTCTTCTTTTGGATATACATAATACTCAGTAAGGGCGTATAGTTAACTGTGCGCCTTTACTATATTCTATTGAATTGAAATGATTTAGAAGTTACGCACTCACGACGTAAAGTCAAGGTTTGAGGTTGCTTGTCTACGAGAGGCTACGCCAACGCAATGACGTAATCTCGTTACGGTGCGTAAGTTAGATGATTTAACATTTATATCTTAGTTGCTCTACTATTCAACTTCTACTTATGAGTTGAATAGTCAACTTTGTTATACCAATTTAAATATCGATTGCAGCAGATAGGGCGCTCAAAGTAATTACTAGTAACTCTTTAATAACCCAAAATCCATATTGGAAAGTCTGTGTAGAGGAAATCGCCGCTTAGACTTTCCGCAAAATCCAAAATAATAAAAGTTGTTCAATCAACAGAAGTGTGATTAGATAATGTAAAAATTTACTTTCAGCAAATGATAATGATTAGAGCAACAATCTATAGCATCGCTTTAGGGACTATTGTTCTCAGCAGTGGAGCGATCGCTATTACTGTACCAACTCAAACTTCTACGCTGAAGTCTTCAGTGGTATCAGGTGATAATCGTCAAATCATTGCACAATCTAGTATCAATACTAGTACTATAGAAGAATCAATTTTCCGAGAAATTAATAACCACAGAAGTTCTCAGAATCTGCCAACGCTATTACGTAATTCTGCTAGCGATAATCAAGCAAGGATTCACAGCCAGGATATAGCAAACGGTAAAGTCCCATTTGGACATACCGGATTTCAACAGCGAGTTAAAGCGATCGCTATTCCCTGTATAGCCGCTGGCGAAAATGTCGCTTACAACCAAGGATATAGTGACCCTGCAAAACAAGCTATTGAAGGCTGGCTCAACAGTCCAGGTCATCGCCGTAACATTGAAGGAAACTACAATTTAACCGGCATTGGTGTTGCCAGAAGTGCTGATGGCAAAATATACTATACAGAAATTTTCCTTAAGATATAGGCTTTGCAAAATTGAAGTTTTTTCTAAAATTGACGAAATCCTCTTGCAGTATTTAGAATCTATAGCGATTATCCAAACGACACTGCCCTTTGGACAATCGCACTCGATACTGAAATAATGGAATTATTGCCGTAGGGCGATCGCTTGTCTGTTTGCAGAGATATTTCTGCATCTCAAACAGATTAAACTGGCTGCTGATGCTGGTTTATTTCTTCTCAATTGAAGGTTAAGTATAGGCATTTATTTGTGGTTTGATATCAAACAGATAGACTGATGTGAGATGTTTACTGCTTAGCGAATTACTTCTAAATCTACAGATGAACATCTTTTATTTCTATCACAGGTAAAAACTATCAAAGAACCATCAGGGCGTATTTGAAATAAAAAATTATCAGGAATATAAGTAGGGTGTCGAAGAGTAGTACCACCGTAAACAGGATTATATCCTAATAAAATTAATCCACTAGATGAAGACTTCAATTCCATTGTTTGATCTACAACATCAGGTTTACCTGTATTGGGATTAAAATAGCGGGTTCTCGTGGTTCCAGAATACCCTTGCATTCTCAGAATACTTTCATAAATAATTCCATCAATACTAAATGTTAGTTTCCAGTTTCCATACAGTGGAGAATTAGGTTCTGTAAGTTGGGCAATAGTAAATGATGAAGGTTGAGAAGCTGCTGTAGAAGGTGCGCTAACAGAGGCTTTTACTGATAAACCTTGAGCATTTACTGTCTTTATACTAAAAAATCCAGCTCCCAACGCTAAAAATCCTATCGATATAATTTGTTTGAAATTCATATCTAGTTTTTCTCCTCAGAAATATTACTGGTCAATTGCAAACGCTAAAAGTTTGCTACAAAACGATTTATCCCAATTCCGGATTGGAAAGGGTTTGTATAAAAAATTAAATTTTTAGAAATCGGCTTTTCTTAGCGTGAATAAATATTTTATTGTCATGGTTTTATGCTATGATATTGCGCTGCTAGGGCTAAAAGTCCAATCAAAACAGCTTCTTTTAAATTCACTTTTGTTTTTCTCTAAATTACTATTGTTGATTTAGTTACAAACAATAAAAAACTTGTAATAGCAGCTAGGAGTTTAATTGAGCAACAACATATACTGCTATTTGCAGCCTTAAAATAAAACAATCACGATTTATGTGATTTTATATACATATCATAAGTTGACTCGAATCAATCTATAATTTTTTATGTATAAAAAATAGATAATAAAAATTAAATTTAATAAATTGTTTTTGCAAATTTTTATCTGGAATTGAGAATAAATGTATTTTTATTGACATTTATCTAGTAAATAATACATCTATTTAAAACATCGTTAAATGTTATATCCTTAGTTCAAAAAGTTTTGAAGTAGATTGTCAAATGTTTCATAGTCAGGAACTTTTTTTGTGTTTTTTGTAAAGATGTATAAATAACTTCTAAATTCATGAATACTTAACAGTATTCTGCTATCTATCTAAGGAACAATAAGGTAGAGTATAGGTCTTACATCTCTACACATTACTTAAATTCTCCATGTTCCGACAAACTGCTTTTGGCATCGCTTTAAGTACGCTTGTCCTTGCTAGTGGGTTAGCTACCACTCCTGTACCAGGTCATACTTCTACGAACGAATCTACTGATACTCAGCCATCGTCGATAGTTTCAAATCAAGTTGCAATATCAACTACTACTTTTAAAACTACTGCTCTAGAAAAATCAGTTTTTGAGCAAATTAATCGATATCGTGTTGCTAAAGGGCTGCGAAAATTAACTTTAAATACAAATATCACTCGACAGGCAAGGATTCATAGTCAAAACATGGCTAAGGGGAAAGTTCCATTTAGCCATCAGGGATTTGAAAAACGAGTCAAGTCTATCCCTCTTATTTACAACAGTGCGGCGGAAAATGTAGCTTTTAACCAGGGATACAGCGACCCGGCTGCTGAAGCTTTTATTGGTTGGCTCAACAGTCCTGGACATTTGAAGAATATTAAAGGGAATTACAACCTTACTGGGATTGGTGTTGCAGCTAATAACAAAGGTGAGGTCTACCTGACGCAAATTTTTGTTCACACCAGATAGATTTAATTGCCGATTTTTGTAGACAATTAATAGAGTCAGGAAAGCAAAGGATCAGAGGGCTGGGGAGCAGGGGGGACAAGTGAAAATAATTAATGACTCTTGTCTTTGGTCTCCTGACTCCTTTTTTAAGACACTGCATTTACTATTAAAAACTCATGACATTAGAAGATTTTCAGGTAAGCGATCGCGACCTTAGTGAGGCAGCGCTTGGACAGTATTTAGAATCTGAGGCGATCGCAGTCGATACAGAAACAATGGGATTGTTGCCGCAACGCGATCGCTTGTGTCTCGTCCAACTGTGTAACCCAGAGGG
This region of Nostoc sp. UHCC 0302 genomic DNA includes:
- a CDS encoding class I SAM-dependent methyltransferase; the encoded protein is MDQQFQHSMLPQPTHDELARQNFVQSLKMHIFRNVAPGIKVVYEKLAQPKFEQQHQRLPQNRHEIREVMQDQPHYRWFSALKRINQEILWESVNTSVNRQLPELIERAKDKSGQLGTLTLDPNFKIPSYQTAVDIHCMPGGYHSEFTADDVAAGATYDRGAYVYGLGWLGPLNDDMGQSIVQNYLLQEFPDFRPQRILDMGCSIGNSTLPYVDGYPDAEVHAIDIGPAMLRYAHARAESLGKRVHFSQQNAEHTNFPDGSFDLVVSHILLHEIPPPVVRKVMQESYRLLAPGGMMLHVEAPLYHHMDTYSQFMYDWETANNNEPFWSAVRDLDLVALAAEAGFAADKVFEKFVPNGAWKPKVANGKSDSRGTWFVLAATK
- a CDS encoding CAP domain-containing protein, which translates into the protein MIRATIYSIALGTIVLSSGAIAITVPTQTSTLKSSVVSGDNRQIIAQSSINTSTIEESIFREINNHRSSQNLPTLLRNSASDNQARIHSQDIANGKVPFGHTGFQQRVKAIAIPCIAAGENVAYNQGYSDPAKQAIEGWLNSPGHRRNIEGNYNLTGIGVARSADGKIYYTEIFLKI
- a CDS encoding CAP domain-containing protein — encoded protein: MFRQTAFGIALSTLVLASGLATTPVPGHTSTNESTDTQPSSIVSNQVAISTTTFKTTALEKSVFEQINRYRVAKGLRKLTLNTNITRQARIHSQNMAKGKVPFSHQGFEKRVKSIPLIYNSAAENVAFNQGYSDPAAEAFIGWLNSPGHLKNIKGNYNLTGIGVAANNKGEVYLTQIFVHTR
- the trpB gene encoding tryptophan synthase subunit beta, with amino-acid sequence MTTTPLSATSPSTAQFPDTQGRFGRFGGKYVPETLMPALAELETAYQQYRNDPGFQAELQELLRDYVGRATPLYFAERLTTHYARPDGTGAQIYLKREDLNHTGAHKINNALGQVLLAKRMGKQRIIAETGAGQHGVATATVCARFGLECIIYMGVHDMERQALNVFRMQLMGAEVRPVAAGTGTLKDATSEAIRDWVTNVETTHYILGSVAGPHPYPMMVRDFHAVIGQETRAQALEKWGVLPDILIACVGGGSNAMGLFYEFVNEASIRLIGVEAAGEGVNTQKHAATLTKGQVGVLHGAMSYLLQDEDGQIIEAHSISAGLDYPGVGPEHSYLKDIGRAEYYSVTDAEALAAFQRLSRLEGIIPALETAHAIAYLETLCPQLSGSPRIVINCSGRGDKDVQTVAKFLNPA